A portion of the Anopheles maculipalpis unplaced genomic scaffold, idAnoMacuDA_375_x PRTXT_4, whole genome shotgun sequence genome contains these proteins:
- the LOC126567084 gene encoding uncharacterized protein LOC126567084, translated as MEQAGSSGRNEKIDHEKSLRFIAEVQKHRVLWEKKNKNYKNVVLKGDAWAAIAAKEEVSPQDAKHLWSRLLGIYRTNKAKVKKTTQTGAGNDDVFRPRWFAYQAMSFVDEATQDAVHVDTVSMFILILNN; from the exons atggaacaagcaggaagcagtggacgcaatgaaaaaata gATCATGAAAAAAGCCTCCGCTTCATTGCCGAGGTGCAAAAGCACCGTGTTttgtgggagaaaaaaaataaaaactataaaaatgtAGTTTTGAAGGGCGACGCGTGGGCTGCGATAGCGGCCAAGGAGGAGGTTTCGCCACAAGATGCGAAACATCTGTGGTCCCGACTCCTTGGCATTTATCGGACCAACAAGGCCAAGGTCAAGAAGACGACGCAAACCGGTGCAG gcAATGACGACGTGTTCCGGCCACGGTGGTTCGCCTACCAAGCGATGTCTTTTGTAGACGAGGCCACCCAAGATGCGGTGCATGTAGACACGGTGAGTATGTTTATACTTATTTTAAATAACTAG
- the LOC126567085 gene encoding uncharacterized protein LOC126567085, which translates to MSEPELENDNNEVRDRSRSRSRSPHARRLWVQDLFLNRNETGNRLLTDITTSGIYETMNRFLRMKKEDFFHLLSLVGPKIAKMDTDFRKAITEQERLLITLRYLATGETFTSLQYVFRVSRHSISRIVKETCACLIEALRDYVKLPSTEEEWLAISRRFEQRWRFPHAIGAIDGKHVEIICPRNSGSEYHNYQKFFSIKILLT; encoded by the exons atgagCGAGCCAGAGCTTGAAAATGACAACAACGAAGTCCGGGATCGTTCCCGATCTCGTTCCCGTAGTCCGCATGCACGTCGTTTGTGGGTTCAAGACTTATTCCtgaaccgaaacgaaaccggCAACCGGCTACTGACCGACATCACGACATCGGGTATATACGAGACGATGAACCGATTTTTAAGGATGAAGAAGGAAGATTTCTTCCATTTACTGTCCCTTGTTGGTCCAAAAATTGCGAAAATGGACACAGATTTCCGCAAAGCAATCACGGAACAGGAAAGGCTGCTGATAACATTGCGTTATCTTGCGACTGGAGAGACATTTACCAGCCTCCAATACGTGTTCCGG GTGTCGAGGCATTCTATCAGCAGAATAGTTAAAGAGACGTGCGCATGTCTTATCGAGGCTTTGCGGGATTATGTCAAG ctACCCTCTACCGAAGAAGAATGGCTTGCAATCTCAAGACGATTTGAGCAGCGCTGGAGATTTCCTCACGCAATAGGTGCAATCGATGGGAAGCACGTTGAAATTATTTGCCCTCGTAATAGCGGATCCGAATATCACAACTATCAAAAATTTTTTAGTATT AAAATCTTGCTGACATAA
- the LOC126567081 gene encoding uncharacterized protein LOC126567081 has translation MNRFLRMKKEDFFHLLSLVGPKIAKMDTDFRKAITEQERLLITLRYLATGETFTSLQYVFRVSRHSISRIVKETCACLIEALRDYVKLPSTEEEWLAISRRFEQRWRFPHAIGAIDGKHVEIICPRNSGSEYHNYQKFFSIVLMVVVDADYNFLWADAGGKGGISDGGIFKNTRLYHKLENDQLNIPPATPLQVPYQTPVPYFILGDKAFAFTNYCLRPYSGVHPPDSMERTFNKMHSTCRMPVENSLGILANRWRVLKGIQLQPDVAKNIVLTTVYLHNFLRKHASRDTYTPPSAFDRKILLT, from the exons ATGAACCGATTTTTAAGGATGAAGAAGGAAGATTTCTTCCATTTACTGTCCCTTGTTGGTCCAAAAATTGCGAAAATGGACACAGATTTCCGCAAAGCAATCACGGAACAGGAAAGGCTGCTGATAACATTGCGTTATCTTGCGACTGGAGAGACATTTACCAGCCTCCAATACGTGTTCCGG GTGTCGAGGCATTCTATCAGCAGAATAGTTAAAGAGACGTGCGCATGTCTTATCGAGGCTTTGCGGGATTATGTCAAG ctACCCTCTACCGAAGAAGAATGGCTTGCAATCTCAAGACGATTTGAGCAGCGCTGGAGATTTCCTCACGCAATAGGTGCAATCGATGGGAAGCACGTTGAAATTATTTGCCCTCGTAATAGCGGATCCGAATATCACAACTATCAAAAATTTTTTAGTATTGTATTAATGGTTGTGGTCGATGCTGATTATAACTTTTTATGGGCAGATGCTGGTGGTAAGGGAGGAATATCGGACggtggaatatttaaaaacacacgGCTGTATCACAAGCTAGAAAACGACCAACTAAACATTCCACCAGCAACGCCATTGCAGGTCCCGTACCAAACCCCAGTCCCATACTTTATTCTCGGTGACAAGGCATTTGCCTTTACCAATTACTGCTTAAGACCGTACAGCGGGGTGCATCCTCCTGATTCAATGGAGCGTACATTCAACAAAATGCACTCTACTTGTCGTATGCCAGTTGAAAATTCGCTTGGAATATTAGCGAATCGATGGAGAGTGCTCAAAGGCATACAACTGCAGCCGGATGTTgccaaaaacattgttttgacAACAGTTTACTTGCACAATTTTTTGCGCAAGCATGCTTCGcgggacacatacacacccccGTCTGCATTTGATAGG AAAATCTTGCTGACATAA